One window of Haloarchaeobius salinus genomic DNA carries:
- a CDS encoding response regulator, with protein MPDNLRVLCVDDDRDTARTTAESLQAAGLDCLVATNGEDALARLDEGHVDCVVSDYEMPGMDGLELLEAVRERDEGLPFIMFTGQGSESVASEAISAGVTDYLRKTGTEARQFLRRRIGNAVDQYRAERGLAETRGRLEGLHHHAVAIAGAHDRETVVDQALVAAERILDFDVSGVYVLEDDTFVPLTERSYRPDGDLPTVDDGVLGHTYRERESVLVRNVLEDSIAEPDQPEFRSAVSVPVGRYGVFQAISEEPHAFTETDKELAELLVTHVTQAFDRLESEADLRRTNEQLRAILDNTTANIYIKDRDGRYQLINDQFRELLDLEPGEAVGQTDFDLQDEEYAEAVRTNDRLAVERGEPVQTEESGEFEGRERIYYSVKVPLYGDDGEPVGVCGISSDITALKERERELERQKERLDEFAHLVSHDLRSPLSVARGYLDLVRDDIDHEHLVEIANAHERMESIIEGVLTLAREGREIGGKQPVSVEAVARDAWANVDSGAATLTVEDDSTVDADRDRLLQVFENLYRNALDHALPDDTDGELTVAVGTLATSGFYVADDGVGVPESVRDGLFEAGRSSDSNGTGFGLAIVERVVRAHGWTVDLADSADGGARFEIRT; from the coding sequence ATGCCAGACAACCTCCGCGTCCTCTGCGTGGACGACGACCGCGACACCGCCCGGACGACGGCGGAGTCCCTGCAGGCCGCGGGACTCGACTGTCTGGTCGCGACGAACGGCGAGGACGCACTCGCCCGGCTCGACGAGGGCCACGTCGACTGCGTCGTCAGCGACTACGAGATGCCAGGGATGGACGGCCTCGAGCTGCTCGAGGCGGTCAGAGAGCGCGACGAGGGACTCCCGTTCATCATGTTCACCGGGCAGGGCTCCGAGTCGGTGGCCAGCGAGGCCATCTCCGCCGGTGTCACCGACTACCTCCGCAAGACCGGGACAGAGGCACGGCAGTTCCTCCGGCGACGCATCGGGAACGCCGTCGACCAGTACCGGGCCGAGCGCGGGCTGGCGGAGACGCGCGGCCGGCTCGAGGGACTGCACCACCACGCCGTCGCCATCGCCGGCGCGCACGACCGCGAGACGGTCGTCGACCAGGCGCTGGTCGCTGCGGAGCGCATCCTCGACTTCGACGTCTCGGGCGTCTACGTCCTCGAGGACGACACGTTCGTCCCGCTGACGGAGCGCAGCTACCGACCGGACGGCGATCTCCCGACCGTCGACGACGGCGTCCTCGGTCACACCTATCGCGAGCGGGAGTCGGTGCTGGTCCGGAACGTTCTCGAGGACAGCATCGCCGAACCGGACCAGCCGGAGTTTCGCTCCGCGGTCAGCGTGCCCGTCGGTCGTTACGGCGTCTTCCAGGCCATCTCGGAGGAACCACACGCCTTCACCGAGACCGACAAGGAGCTGGCCGAGCTGCTCGTGACTCACGTCACGCAGGCGTTCGACCGGCTCGAGAGCGAGGCGGACCTGCGGCGGACGAACGAGCAGTTGCGGGCCATCCTCGACAACACCACGGCGAACATCTACATCAAGGACCGGGACGGTCGCTACCAGCTCATCAACGACCAGTTCCGGGAGCTGCTCGACCTGGAGCCCGGCGAGGCGGTCGGACAGACCGACTTCGACCTGCAGGACGAGGAGTACGCCGAGGCCGTCCGCACGAACGACCGACTGGCAGTCGAACGCGGGGAACCGGTCCAGACCGAGGAGTCCGGCGAGTTCGAGGGACGAGAGCGCATCTACTACTCGGTGAAGGTACCGCTGTACGGCGACGACGGCGAGCCAGTCGGCGTCTGCGGGATCTCCTCCGACATCACGGCGCTCAAAGAGCGCGAACGCGAGCTGGAGCGACAGAAGGAACGGCTCGACGAGTTCGCACACCTCGTCAGCCACGACCTGCGGAGCCCGCTGAGCGTGGCGCGTGGCTACCTCGACCTCGTCCGCGACGATATCGACCACGAGCACCTCGTGGAGATCGCGAACGCCCACGAGCGGATGGAGAGCATCATCGAGGGCGTCCTCACGCTCGCCCGCGAGGGCCGGGAGATCGGGGGGAAGCAGCCGGTGTCCGTCGAGGCGGTCGCCCGGGACGCCTGGGCGAACGTCGACTCCGGAGCAGCAACGCTGACCGTCGAGGACGACTCGACCGTCGACGCCGACCGGGACCGGCTGCTGCAGGTGTTCGAGAACCTCTACCGGAACGCGCTGGACCACGCGCTGCCCGACGACACAGACGGCGAGCTCACGGTGGCGGTGGGCACGCTGGCGACCAGCGGCTTCTACGTCGCCGACGACGGCGTCGGCGTCCCGGAGTCCGTCCGCGACGGGTTGTTCGAGGCGGGCCGGAGCTCGGACTCGAACGGCACCGGCTTCGGGCTGGCCATCGTCGAGCGCGTCGTTCGCGCCCACGGCTGGACGGTCGACCTCGCCGATTCGGCGGACGGCGGGGCGCGGTTCGAGATCCGGACCTGA